DNA from Streptomyces rishiriensis:
GCCGCCGTGGTCGGCGACGGGGGACTCACCGGCGGGCTCGCCTGGGAGGCGCTCAACAACATCGGGGCCGCCCCGGAGCGGCCCATGGTGATCGTCCTGAACGACAACGGGCGGTCCTACCGGCCGACGGCAGGGGCGCTCGCGAGACATCTGGACGCGATCGGCACACGATCCGCGGACCGCTCCGACTTCTTCGAGAGCCTGGGGATCGCCTACCTGGGAGCGGTGGACGGCCACGACTGCGCCGCGGTGGAAGAGGCGCTGTGGACCGCGGTGAGGATGAACCGTCCCGTGGTCGTGCACTGCCTGACCAAGAAGGGGCACGGCTACGCTCCCGCCGCGCAGGACGCCGAGGACCGCTGGCACGCGGTGGGTCGCTTCGACGCGGTGACCGGTGCCGCCGAGAGGCCGGGCACGCCTTCATGGACGGAGATCTTCGCCGACGAGATGCTCGCCGTGGCGGCCGAACGCCCGGAGGTGGTCGGGGTCACCGCCGCGATGACCGTCCCCGTCGGCCTGCACAAGTTCGCCGCGAAATTCCCCGATCGGGTCTACGACGTCGGCATCAGCGAACAGCACGCGGTGGCCTCCGCCGCCGGTCTCGCCATCGCCGGGCTGCGGCCGGTGGTGGCGATCTACTCGACCTTCCTGGCCCGGGCGTTCGACCAGGTGCTGATGGACGTGGCCCTGCACCGCCTGCCGGTCGTCTTCGTGCTGGACCGGGCCGGAGTGACCGGACCCGACGGACCGAGCCACCACGGGATGTGGGACCTGTCCTGGCTGTCGCTCGTGCCCGGGCTGCGCGTGGCCGCGCCCCGCGACACGGCGCAGCTGCGTCTTCTGCTCCGCGACGCGCTCGACCGGGACGACGGCCCGACGGTGCTGAGGTTTCCCAAGGGGCAGGCACGACCGGGCATCGAACCCGTCGGGCAGCTTCGTGGCCTGGACGTCCTGCGCTCGCCGAAGGCACCGGACGTGCTGCTGGCCGCGGCCGGCCCCATGGCCGCGGCCTGTGTGGAGGCGGCCGGGCTGCTGGCCGTCCAGGGCGTGGAAGCGACGGTGGTGGATCCGCGCTGGGTGGTGCCCGTCCCCGACGCCTTGGTGGAGCTCGCCCGCACGCATCCGCTGACCGTGACCGTCGAGGACAACATCGGTACAGGCGGATTCGGCGAGCGGCTGGGCCGGTCCGTCGCCGCGGCCGGTGCCACGACCCGTGTAGCGAACCTCAGCCTGCCGACACGCTTCCTCGAACCCGGCGGCCGCGACGAGTTGCTGCACGCCTGTGGGCTGTCGGCACCGCGGATCGCGGAACAGGTTCTCGCCTGGACGAAGGCGACAACCGGCGCAGGGGGAGGCGGATGAAGGACGCCGAGGCCGTGCAGCCCGGGGGAGTGCTGACATCTGCCCGCCGGGGTCGCCGCTGGACCTCTGGGACGCGGGATGTCCGACGGACGCACCGCACCTGTCCCGCCACCGCGCTGCCCACCGCCTCATGACCTCATGAAGGGACGACCGATGTCTGCACTGGCCGGCGTGTCGGCGCTGGTGACCGGAGGAACCAGCGGAATCGGCTCGGCGACCGCGATGGCGCTCGCTGAGCGAGGTGCGGACGTCGTGGTGGCCGGGCGGGACGAACAGCGTGGGCAGCAGGTCGTCGACGCCATCGCCGAGGCCGGGGGAACGGCGGACTTCATCGCCGCCGAGCTGCGAGGAGAGTCCTCCGCCAGGAGCCTGGCGCGCGCCGCGGTGACACGCTTCGGCCGGATAGACGTGCTGGTCAACAACGCCGGAGTCTTTCCGTTCGGTCCGACCGAGCAGATGACGGAGGCGGACTTCGACGCGGTGTTCGCCCTCAACGTCAGGGCTCCGTACTTCCTCGTCGCGGAACTGGCGCCGGCGATGGCCCGGCGCGGTCACGGCGCGATCGTCAACGTCACCACGGCGGCGGCCGGCTACGGCGCCGCCGGCTTGGGCCTCTACGGGGCCAGCAAGGCGGCGCTGGTGCTGCTGACGAAGGCGTGGGCCGCCGAGTACGGTCCGCACGGCGGTCCGGGTCAACGCGGTCAGTCCCGGTCCGACACGCACGGAGGGAACCGCCCCCAGGGGCGCCGCCCTCGACCGGGCGGCGCTGGCCGGGCCCGCGGGGCGACCGGGCACAGCGCAGGAGATCGCCGAGGCGATCGTCTTCCTCGCCTCGGAGCGGTCCAGTTTCGTCCACGGGGCGATACTTCCTGTCGACGGCGGTCGAGCGGCCGTCTGAAGCCCGGTCATCACCCGCCGTCTGCTCGGCGGACTCAACGCCCGCACCAGCTGCACGGGGTGGCGGCGGCCCCGGAAACCCTGAACCGCACAGGTCGTGGACGCCCGGTTCAGACGCTCCACACCGCGAGCTGACCGGCAGGGCCGCAACTCGTGCTCGCCCAGGTGACGTGGAGCCGGTCCGCACGATCTGCCGTCAACCGACCGCGCAGGGCGTCGCCGCCGCGCCGACGGACGACTACCGTGTGGCTGGACGATACCCAGGCAACCGGGGGAGCAGCCTTGCCAAGGAAAGTCAGCGCGATCATCGCCGCCGTCGCGGCGGCAGCCGTGCCGGTTCTCGCAGGAGCGCCGGCCGCCACCGCCGCGACCACCTACCCGACCACATATTTCTCGGTCCAATCGGACGACAGTTGGTACGCCGGCCAGATCACCTGGTACAACCGGTCGGTCAGCCTCGACGGAGATCTCAACGCCTACGGCTGCAAGCGTGCGTACGGCATCGCGTGGGCAGGCATCACTCCACTGGACGAACGAAGCACCAGCACCCACTGCAACAACTACACGGACCAGAACATCTCCCTTGCCGCGAACGTCCCCGGCGGAGCCGACCATGTCCGGATCAACCTGACCGACGCCAACGGGAAGGTTCTCGCCTACAGGTACTACTACCGCCCGTGAGGTGAGCGGGATCGGTCGGTGTGTGGCCGCTGTTCGGCCACACACCACGCCGTGGGACGGGCGGCCTACGATCGCCGGTCCGACCAGAATCGCACCGGCGAGGGATCTTCGAAGCCCTTGCTTCCCCATTCCCTGCGCGCGAGCTTCCGGAACAGGCCGCCGACCGGGCAGTCCGTGTCCAGATACTCGTCGATGCGTTGTTCGCGCACGGCGGCCTGCATGTCCAGGTACCCCTCGACGAAGAGGCCCTCGTCGAACGCCGTGGTGGAGAACTGTCCGACCGGTCGCGACCCCTTGGCCATCCGAGCAATCTGGCCCTTGTCCAGCTCCGCCCCCATGAGGCCGGCGAACCTGTCGGCGGCGACGAGGCCCATCGTGTACGAGCTCCACTCGGTGCGGGTGGACAGGCTGCGCGCGTCGACCCTCCCGCCGAGGACCCAGTCCGCGATCTCCCGGGCGAGGATGCCGAAGGAATACTGGTCGGGTGGATTGAAGACGTCCCGCTGGTCCGCCAGATTCGTGCACACGGTGACACAGAAGGGCTCGGGGACGTTGGGATAGGCGAGCGAAACGGCCCACCAGCCGAACGCGTAGTGGCCCACGGAGCGTACGCAGTGGTCGGCCGCCTCCGGGTCTCCCGCGAGGTGGACACCGAATCCGACCTGGCTTCCGTCCCGTGCGGTCGTCCGGGGTCGCAGTATCTCCTGGGCGACGTCGCCACCGAACAGGCCCTCACGGCCGGTCAGCGCCAGCATCAGCGTGGTGTAGTCGGCGGCGGACATGACCGCCCCGACCGAGTGGTAGGTTCCGCACTCGTGCCACGGCAGCGGGACGGCGCGGTTCCCGAACACCATGTGACCCGTGGTGCAGCGGCCACGCACGTCGTCCCAGTTCGGGCTGTCGAGCCAGGCGGTGTCGCGCATGCCGAGCGGGTCGAGGATCTCGGCCTTCACATACTCGCCCAGCGGCATCCCGGTCACTGCCTCGGCCGTCAACGCGGCCACCTGGTACATGAACGAGGACGATCGCCATTCGCTCGTGTCCGCCGAGCTCACGAAGCGGGGCGCGCCCGTGCCGTACTCGTGGACGACTCCGCGCTTCAGTCCGCGCTCGATGTACTTCATCGCCGGCTCGGGCCGCTCGACCCAGTCGTATCCGTCCGTAGCGGCGCCGCTGAGCATGGACAGCGCTTTGGCCAGCGTGATCGTGCCGCCCTTCGGATTGACGACCGGGAAGGACAGATGCCGGTCGATGGGCGCGTCCAGGTCGAGCTCACCTGAGTCGGCCAGACCCGCTATCGCGGTGGCCACCAGGAGTTTCCCGAGGCTGCCGACCCGCATGGTGTGCGACTCGTTCACCGGAACGCCGGTCTCGACATCGGCCAGGCCGAACGGCATGGTCAGCGGGGTCTTCCCCGCGATGCCGACGGTGATGAGGGCGCCGGGGGTGCTGGTCACTTCCAGCACCGGGGGTACGACCCGGTCGAGGCCTGTTCGCAGCGCATCCCGCGTCAGGCTCATATGAGTTCCTCTCGATCTCTGCGCATCGGCCTACCAGGTGACGGGAATGGACGTGGGGAGGGCGGCGAACGAGGCCGGCCTGACCGTCAGGTCCTCGACCGGAACGGTCAGGCGCATCTGCGGAAAGCGAAGGACCAACTGGCTGAGGGCGGCCTGTAGTTCCAGCCGGGCGAGGGGGGCCCCGATGCAGTACCGCAGGCCGAAACCGAAGCACAGGTGGGGGTTGTCCTCGCGGGTGATGTCGAACCGGTCGGGATCGGGAAAGACGTCCTCGTCATGGGTCGCGGCGTAGATGTCGAGCATCACGAGCTCGCCGCGCCGAACGGTGGCCCCGGCGATCTCCAGGTCCTCACGGGTGTAGCGGATGACCGGAGGCAGCAGACGGCTGACGACCCGCACGCTCTCCTCCGCCGCGGAGGGGACCAACTCCGGGTTGTCGCGCAGCGCGTCCCACTGCTCCCGGGAGTCCAGCAGGAGCGCCGTGCCGACACAGAGCGCCGTCGCGGTGGTCTCGTACCCGGCGAACAGGACCCCCATGGTGAGCTGGGCGACCTCGTCGTCGGAGAGGGTCCCGTCCTCGCACAGCCCGGAAACGACATCCTGGCCCGGCCGCGCGCGCTTGCGCGCCGCCAGTTCCCGGCCGTACTGGTGCAGGCCGGCCAGCCCGGCCGCCGAACGCTTCCGGTCGCGGGCGTCGCCCACCGCCGTCGTCCACTCGTCCAGGCGCTCCCGTTCCTCCACCGGCACCCCCAGGAGCTCGCCGATCACCTCCCGCGGCAGGAGCAGCGCCAGGGCGTCGGCCAGATCGGCCGGCGGGCCCTGCTTGGCCAACCGGTCCAGGAGTTCGCCGGTCAGCGCCTCGACCCGAGGGCGCATGGCCTTCACATGCCGCGCCGAGAAGAACGGTTGCAGACGCGAGCGCATCGTCGCGATCCACTTCTGTTCGGTCTCGTAGTCACCGCGTGGACCGTCGAGCAGTTCCGATGCACCGCTGCGCGCGGCGTTGTCGGGGTCATGGTGGCTGCGGCCCAACCGCGGATCGCCGAGCAGCTGTCTGATCTCCTGATACCCGGTCACGAGCCAGGCGGGGTCCCCCACGGCGGTCCTGACCCGGTGCACCGGCGCCTGCTTCTGGAGTGCCCTTAGATTGTGCTGCGGTCGAGCCGGATGCGGTGGGTCGAGCGGAAGTTGAATCTGGGCGGCCATACCTGATTACCTCTTCCTGTAAGCACCGGAAGTCACTTTTCCGACAGCCGCCCGGGCCGAACAATCCCCGATTTTGCAGGGGTTCCCCCGTCCGCGGTGCCGGCGATAACATCCACCATGTTTTTGTGCTGCCGCATTACCTGCCGAACGGCCTCTGAGCGCCGGATGGGAGGATCGGCTTGAAAGAGCGAGCCGGGTCGGTGAGATTCGGCGTGATCGGTTGTGCCGACATCGCGTGGCGGCGGACGTTGCCGGCGATGCGCAGTGAACAGAGCATCGAGATACGGGCCGTGGCGAGCCGTGACCTGACGAGGGCCGAGCGGTTCACCGACAACTTCGGCGGAGTGGCCGTGAAAGGCTACGCGGAGCTGCTGAAGCGGGACGACGTGGACGCCGTCTACATTCCGCTGCCGGCCGCGCTGCATGCCGAGTGGGTGGAGCGTGCGCTGCTGGCCGGCAAGCATGTCCTTGCCGAGAAGCCGCTCACCACCCGGTCCCGGGAGACCGGACGCCTCCTTGGCCTGGCCGGCGAACGTGGACGCCTGCTGCTGGAGAACATGATGTTCCTGCACCATCCGCAGCACCGCCACGTCGACGATCTCGTCTCGAGCGGAGCCATCGGCGAGCTCCGCTCGTTCATGAGCACCTTCACGATTCCGCCGAGGCCGCCGGGGGACTCCCGTTACCTGCCGGACGTCGGCGGTGGCGCTCTGGAGGACATCGGCGTCTATCCCCTCCGTGCCGCGCTCCGGTTTCTCGGACCCCGCCTTCGTCTGGTCGGCGCGACGCTCCGCGTCGAACGAGCGCGGGGTGCCGTGGTGGGCGGCAGCGCCCTGTTGTCCGATCCGGTCGGTGCCACGGCGCAGCTCTCCTTCGGCATGGAGCATTCCTACTGCAGCGGTTACGAGCTGCGGGGCGCCTCGGGCCGGCTCGGTCTCGACCGTGCATTCACGCCACCGCCCGATCACCGCCCCGTCCTGCGGATGGAGCGTCGGAACCGCGGTGAGGAGATCACCCTTCCGGCGGGAGACCAGTTCGCGAACATCGTCGCCTCCTTCGCCGCCGCCCTCCTGTCCGACGACGGCGTGATCGCACGGGACCTGGCCGCCCAGAACCTCGGTTCGCTCCGGCAGGCCGAACTCGTCGACGACATCCGCGACAGGGCCGAGTACGCGTACACGTCCTGAGCGCACGCGTGGACCCGGCCGACATCCGCTGTGACGCCCGCAGCCCCCCGCAGCACCGACAGGACTGTCCGGCCGACGCGTTGAACGCGTCGGCCGGCAGGGGGCGGGTGGGCGCCCCGGGCCCGACGTACATCAGGACGTCCGTCGCCGGGTCCTACGGTGCCGCGACGCCCATGGCCCACGTCAGCATGATGGAGCTGGTGACCGGCGCCGTCGTCGCCAGCGCCATGTCGTGACCCGTCTCCGGGACCATGGCGACCTTGAGCTTCGCCTCGGGCAGGTAGTACTGCGACTCGTGGGCCAGCACGCTGTCCGTGTCGTCGCAGTCGTAGGCGGTCACCCCCTGGCACTCCAACCAGTCCTGCGCCCCACCGACGACGAGCACCGGCACCTGGATCCCGTACGGCGGCTGCGCCGGCTGCGTCGTCGCGATCGGCTGGACGTCCTTGGTCTCCTCGTCCATGGCCACCACTGCCGGATCGGTCGTGGCCGGGTAGTAGAACATGGAACCGCGCGTCCCCGGTTTGGTGGTCATGTACCCCGCGTCGAAGCCGGAGTTCGCGAACTTCGGATCTTGTACGGCCGGG
Protein-coding regions in this window:
- a CDS encoding Gfo/Idh/MocA family protein codes for the protein MIGCADIAWRRTLPAMRSEQSIEIRAVASRDLTRAERFTDNFGGVAVKGYAELLKRDDVDAVYIPLPAALHAEWVERALLAGKHVLAEKPLTTRSRETGRLLGLAGERGRLLLENMMFLHHPQHRHVDDLVSSGAIGELRSFMSTFTIPPRPPGDSRYLPDVGGGALEDIGVYPLRAALRFLGPRLRLVGATLRVERARGAVVGGSALLSDPVGATAQLSFGMEHSYCSGYELRGASGRLGLDRAFTPPPDHRPVLRMERRNRGEEITLPAGDQFANIVASFAAALLSDDGVIARDLAAQNLGSLRQAELVDDIRDRAEYAYTS
- a CDS encoding 1-deoxy-D-xylulose-5-phosphate synthase, with protein sequence MTLLQDITSPADLRGLDRARDGELCAEIREFLVQAVAESGGHLGPNLGMVELTVALHRVFESPRDVLLFDVGHQAYVHKLLTGRARRFGSLRSAGGLSGYPSRAESDHDVIENSHASTVLSYADGMAKAFALRGDHDRKLAAVVGDGGLTGGLAWEALNNIGAAPERPMVIVLNDNGRSYRPTAGALARHLDAIGTRSADRSDFFESLGIAYLGAVDGHDCAAVEEALWTAVRMNRPVVVHCLTKKGHGYAPAAQDAEDRWHAVGRFDAVTGAAERPGTPSWTEIFADEMLAVAAERPEVVGVTAAMTVPVGLHKFAAKFPDRVYDVGISEQHAVASAAGLAIAGLRPVVAIYSTFLARAFDQVLMDVALHRLPVVFVLDRAGVTGPDGPSHHGMWDLSWLSLVPGLRVAAPRDTAQLRLLLRDALDRDDGPTVLRFPKGQARPGIEPVGQLRGLDVLRSPKAPDVLLAAAGPMAAACVEAAGLLAVQGVEATVVDPRWVVPVPDALVELARTHPLTVTVEDNIGTGGFGERLGRSVAAAGATTRVANLSLPTRFLEPGGRDELLHACGLSAPRIAEQVLAWTKATTGAGGGG
- a CDS encoding cytochrome P450; amino-acid sequence: MHRVRTAVGDPAWLVTGYQEIRQLLGDPRLGRSHHDPDNAARSGASELLDGPRGDYETEQKWIATMRSRLQPFFSARHVKAMRPRVEALTGELLDRLAKQGPPADLADALALLLPREVIGELLGVPVEERERLDEWTTAVGDARDRKRSAAGLAGLHQYGRELAARKRARPGQDVVSGLCEDGTLSDDEVAQLTMGVLFAGYETTATALCVGTALLLDSREQWDALRDNPELVPSAAEESVRVVSRLLPPVIRYTREDLEIAGATVRRGELVMLDIYAATHDEDVFPDPDRFDITREDNPHLCFGFGLRYCIGAPLARLELQAALSQLVLRFPQMRLTVPVEDLTVRPASFAALPTSIPVTW
- a CDS encoding serine hydrolase domain-containing protein, with the translated sequence MSLTRDALRTGLDRVVPPVLEVTSTPGALITVGIAGKTPLTMPFGLADVETGVPVNESHTMRVGSLGKLLVATAIAGLADSGELDLDAPIDRHLSFPVVNPKGGTITLAKALSMLSGAATDGYDWVERPEPAMKYIERGLKRGVVHEYGTGAPRFVSSADTSEWRSSSFMYQVAALTAEAVTGMPLGEYVKAEILDPLGMRDTAWLDSPNWDDVRGRCTTGHMVFGNRAVPLPWHECGTYHSVGAVMSAADYTTLMLALTGREGLFGGDVAQEILRPRTTARDGSQVGFGVHLAGDPEAADHCVRSVGHYAFGWWAVSLAYPNVPEPFCVTVCTNLADQRDVFNPPDQYSFGILAREIADWVLGGRVDARSLSTRTEWSSYTMGLVAADRFAGLMGAELDKGQIARMAKGSRPVGQFSTTAFDEGLFVEGYLDMQAAVREQRIDEYLDTDCPVGGLFRKLARREWGSKGFEDPSPVRFWSDRRS